The following are encoded together in the Tripterygium wilfordii isolate XIE 37 chromosome 3, ASM1340144v1, whole genome shotgun sequence genome:
- the LOC119995664 gene encoding SKP1-like protein 15, with protein sequence MLSLVISYWTGRLQLPDESEEKLKAYNAEFLKEQIIDDLAKISFAANYLEINDLLDVSNQAIADRIKNRSVEYVRNLKFWGFDPKTDFWTKEEEEELRTSNAFAFEGVDPDDDDSQSSS encoded by the coding sequence ATGCTCTCCCTCGTTATCTCTTACTGGACTGGCCGTCTCCAGTTGCCTGATGAGTCTGAGGAGAAGCTAAAGGCATATAACGCCGAGTTCTTGAAAGAGCAAATCATCGATGATCTGGCCAAGATTTCGTTCGCTGCTAACTACCTCGAGATCAATGACTTGCTCGATGTTTCGAATCAGGCCATTGCGGACCGCATCAAGAACAGGAGCGTGGAGTACGTGAGGAATTTGAAGTTCTGGGGGTTTGATCCCAAAACAGATTTCTGGacaaaggaggaagaggaggagctTCGAACCAGCAACGCCTTTGCCTTTGAAGGCGTCGATCCAGACGATGATGATTCTCAATCGTCCTCGTAG
- the LOC119985799 gene encoding WRKY DNA-binding transcription factor 70-like: MEFSCPENKPAGRGKAIEELQQGFELAKQLQNLMIAKSSPGNNEKSVYSSFDDLVERISDSFSYAISEFSNDQCSEVNQSPVSMAGRKSEDSERNSKSTTMTVKNRRGCYKRRKTEDTWSTETLNWVEDGHSWRKYGQKEILNCKYPRSYYRCTNKSDGCPATKHVQQIRDDPPTYRTTHCGNHTCQDLLKQSQILLEDDSDYAADSSVLVSFDNSSNLKNKQQDHNTIFNPFFSSSSSLSIKQLDQHNIVDQNYNIVQSDFTQNQPSLSDQYLFSPDEFTAFGSLLTSDHADRAISCTANLDMGSFDGFEVDDVLKQYGFE; encoded by the exons ATGGAGTTCTCATGCCCAGAAAACAAACCGGCCGGTCGAGGAAAGGCAATCGAAGAGCTCCAACAAGGTTTCGAGCTCGCAAAACAACTTCAGAATCTCATGATTGCTAAATCTTCACCAGGAAATAACGAGAAGTCTGTGTACTCATCATTTGATGATCTAGTTGAGAGGATATCGGATTCCTTCAGTTATGCTATTTCGGAATTCAGTAATGATCAGTGCAGTGAAGTTAATCAGTCTCCGGTGAGTATGGCTGGCCGGAAGTCGGAGGATTCCGAGAGGAATAGCAAGAGTACTACTATGACGGTAAAAAATCGAAGAGGATGCTACAAGAGGAG AAAGACAGAAGACACATGGTCAACAGAGACCCTTAATTGGGTGGAGGATGGACATTCATGGAGAAAGTATGGCCAGAAAGAGATCCTCAATTGCAAATACCCTAG gAGCTATTACAGGTGCACAAACAAGTCAGATGGTTGTCCAGCTACGAAACATGTGCAACAAATCAGAGATGATCCCCCAACATACCGTACAACACATTGCGGCAACCATACATGCCAAGATTTGCTTAAACAATCTCAAATTTTGTTGGAAGATGATTCTGATTATGCTGCGGACTCTTCTGTTCTTGTCAGCTTTGATAACAGCAGCAACCTCAAGAACAAACAACAAGATCATAACACCATCTTTAATCCctttttctcctcctcctcctcgctTTCAATAAAGCAGCTGGATCAGCACAATATTGTTGATCAAAATTATAATATAGTACAAAGTGATTTCACCCAAAACCAACCCTCATTGTCCGATCAATATCTCTTCTCTCCTGATGAATTTACTGCCTTTGGATCACTTTTGACATCTGATCATGCGGATCGTGCCATTTCTTGCACTGCTAACCTTGACATGGGATCCTTTGATGGCTTTGAGGTGGATGATGTGCTTAAACAATATGGGTTTGAGTAA
- the LOC119989187 gene encoding probable WRKY transcription factor 70 isoform X1, translated as MEFTCPENKPAGQGKAIEELQQGFELAKQLQSLITRSSPGDKEKSIYSSSDDLLKRISNSFSYAISLLIDNVELSEVNQSPASMAGRKSEDSEESSKSTTTMVKGRRGCYKRSCRKTEEEAWTTETLNWVEDGHAWRKYGQKVILNCKYPRNYYRCTNKSDGCPATKHVQQIRDDPPTYRTTHYGNHTCQDLLNQSQMLLEDNYDYAADSSFLISFDNSSNLKNKQQDHNTIFNPFLSSFSSSSLSVKHLENNVDHNCPVAQCGLTQIQPSLSDHLFSPEEWTAFQSFFHPDQTDAISRTAGTHRNFDMGCIDRFEDDLLKQYGFE; from the exons ATGGAGTTCACTTGCCCAGAAAACAAACCGGCCGGTCAAGGAAAGGCAATCGAAGAGCTCCAACAAGGTTTCGAGCTCGCAAAACAACTTCAGAGTCTCATTACTAGATCTTCACCAGGAGACAAGGAGAAGTCTATATACTCATCATCTGATGATCTACTTAAGAGGATATCGAATTCCTTCAGTTATGCTATTTCGTTATTAATCGATAATGTTGAGCTCAGTGAAGTTAATCAGTCTCCGGCGAGTATGGCTGGCCGGAAGTCGGAGGATTCCGAGGAGAGTAGCAAGAGTACTACTACGATGGTAAAAGGTCGAAGAGGATGCTACAAGAGAAG TTGCAGAAAAACGGAAGAAGAAGCATGGACAACAGAAACCCTAAATTGGGTGGAGGATGGACATGCGTGGAGAAAGTATGGCCAGAAAGTGATCCTCAATTGCAAATACCCAAG gaactACTACAGGTGCACAAACAAGTCAGATGGTTGCCCAGCAACGAAACATGTGCAACAAATCAGAGATGATCCCCCAACATACCGTACAACACATTATGGCAACCATACATGCCAAGATTTGCTTAACCAATCTCAAATGTTGTTGGAAGATAATTATGATTATGCTGCCGACTCTTCTTTTCTTATCAGCTTTGATAACAGCAGTAACCTCAAGAACAAACAACAAGATCATAACACCATCTTTAATCCCTTTCTCTCCTCATTTTCCTCCTCCTCGCTTTCAGTAAAGCACCTGGAGAACAACGTTGACCATAATTGTCCTGTGGCACAATGTGGTTTGACCCAAATCCAACCCTCATTGTCCGATCATCTCTTCTCTCCTGAAGAATGGACTGCCTTTCAATCATTTTTTCATCCTGATCAAACGGATGCCATTTCTCGCACTGCCGGAACTCATCGCAACTTTGACATGGGATGCATTGATCGCTTTGAGGATGATTTGCTTAAACAATACGGGTTCGAGTAA
- the LOC119995376 gene encoding uncharacterized protein LOC119995376, whose translation MGVIGYLDSVLAPLSLFLMIGYHTYVWQYFKHRQSQTTIGIDAIRRKSWFSHLEIEQATDKMGMLAVQSLRNTLMGTILTATVSILISVALAALTSNSYTQKHLFSNPIFGSQSDKIYVLKFGSASIFVSLSFLCSSMAVGYLIDANFLINAFNELSSVEHTQMVFERGFLLATIGNRTLCVAFPLIIWLFGPVAMAVSAVALVWGLHGLDFAPKLVKRNVQKPNCEL comes from the exons ATGGGTGTAATCGGCTATCTGGACAGTGTATTGGCTCCCTTGAGTCTGTTTTTGATGATAGGTTACCATACATATGTATGGCAATACTTCAAGCATAGACAGTCTCAAACCACCATTGGCATCGACGCAATAAGGAGGAAGTCTTGGTTTTCTCATCTTGAAATCGAACAG GCTACTGACAAGATGGGTATGCTAGCAGTACAAAGCTTAAGAAACACATTAATGGGGACCATACTCACAGCTACAGTTTCCATTCTCATTAGCGTCGCGTTGGCAGCACTTACTAGCAACTCCTACACCCAAAAACACCTCTTCAGTAATCCAATATTCGGCTCACAATCCGACAAAATCTATGTACTCAAGTTCGGTTCGGCATCAATATTTGTGTCGCTAAGCTTTTTATGCAGCTCCATGGCCGTCGGATACCTCATCGACGCCAATTTCTTGATCAACGCTTTCAACGAGTTGTCTTCTGTCGAGCACACACAAATGGTATTTGAGCGAGGTTTTCTGTTGGCTACTATAGGAAACAGAACACTCTGTGTTGCGTTTCCATTGATTATATGGTTGTTTGGTCCAGTAGCGATGGCCGTGTCAGCCGTTGCACTTGTTTGGGGACTTCACGGGCTTGATTTTGCTCCCAAGTTAGTAAAACGTAATGTGCAGAAACCTAATTGTGAATTGTGA
- the LOC119995068 gene encoding thioredoxin H-type-like: MGACLTKNQNDGDDSDHHFDFAGGNVHLITGKGSWEQKLSEANIDGKIVIANFSATWCGPCRMIAPFYSELSEKYPSLMFLVVDVDELSDLSSGWEVKATPTFFFLRDGQQVDKLVGANKPELQKKITAVVDSIGPCLK, from the exons ATGGGAGCTTGCTTGACGAAG AATCAGAATGATGGTGATGATTCTGATCACCACTTTGACTTTGCTGGTGGTAATGTGCACCTGATTACTGGAAAAGGAAGTTGGGAACAGAAGTTGTCAGAAGCAAATATAGATGGAAAAATT GTAATTGCGAACTTCAGTGCAACGTGGTGTGGTCCTTGTAGAATGATTGCACCATTCTACAGCGAGTTATCTGAGAAATACCCTTCTTTAATGTTCTTGGTGGTCGATGTTGACGAACTAAGT GATCTTAGCAGTGGATGGGAGGTCAAGGCCACTCCTACATTCTTCTTTCTTAGAGATGGCCAGCAAGTCGACAAACTTGTAGGAGCTAACAAGCCAGAACTACAGAAGAAGATAACTGCTGTGGTGGACTCAATTGGCCCTTGTCTCAAGTGA
- the LOC119995065 gene encoding receptor-like protein kinase FERONIA encodes MTITVSMLAVLCLASTIFAADYVPTENILLACGAPVDSPDGDNQKWTSDLGSKFLSSEKSSTSKAATQDPAVPSVPFMTARIFQSDFTYSIPVASGRKFIRLYFYSNSYNGLNATDALFSVTSGSYTLLKNFSVAQTSDALNLAYIIKEYSVNVDGAWLNITFSPSSNLSKGYAFVNGIQVLSMPDIYSSTDGTLTVVGTSSSYTIDNSTALENLYRLNVGGNDISPSGDTGMLRSWSNDMLYIRGAAQGVTVPAESNMTIKYPSGVPTYIAPSDVYATARSMGPDPIINQKYNLTWIFSVDSGFSYLFRLHFCEVADYITKINQRVFDIFLLNQTAQSGADVVAWANGNGIPVYKDYVVFVPGGGMQQDVWLALHPNTASKSQYYDSILNGVEIFKLSDAHGNLAGPNPIPEHNVIDQSRVLSPSRVGHSKNKTGVIAGGVSGGIVAALMIAFCFVGAARRRRYGKEASASDGPSGWLPLSLYGNSHSAGSAKTNTTGSYASSLPSNLCRHFSFAEIKAATNNFDESLILGVGGFGKVYKGEIDGGSTKVAIKRGNPLSEQGVHEFQTEIEMLSKLRHRHLVSLIGYCEENCEMILVYDYMAHGTLREHLYKTQNPSLPWKQRLEICIGAARGLHYLHTGAKHTIIHRDVKTTNILLDEKWVAKVSDFGLSKTGPTLDHTHVSTVVKGSFGYLDPEYFRRQQLTDKSDVYSFGVVLFEILCARPALNPTLAKEQVSLAEWAAHCLKKGILDQIMDPYLKGKITPECFKKFAETAMKCVSDQGIERPSMGDVLWNLEFALQLQESAEESGQGISGLDNEEVPFTAGKGKKDPDASPGFDGNVTDSRSSGMSMSIGGRSLASEDSDGLTPSAVFSQIMNPKGR; translated from the coding sequence ATGACGATCACAGTTTCAATGTTAGCTGTTCTTTGTTTAGCTTCCACTATCTTTGCAGCTGATTATGTGCCCACAGAGAATATACTTCTCGCTTGTGGTGCGCCTGTTGACTCCCCAGACGGGGATAACCAGAAATGGACCAGCGATTTGGGGTCCAAGTTCTTGTCATCCGAGAAATCCTCTACATCGAAGGCGGCCACACAGGATCCTGCTGTGCCCTCAGTGCCTTTCATGACTGCTCGGATTTTTCAGTCGGATTTTACATACAGTATTCCAGTTGCGTCAGGTCGCAAGTTTATCCGCCTCTATTTCTATTCTAACTCCTACAATGGGCTTAATGCTACTGATGCTCTCTTCTCTGTCACATCTGGTTCGTATACACTGCTCAAGAACTTCAGTGTGGCTCAAACCTCCGATGCTTTGAATCTTGCATACATTATAAAGGAGTATTCTGTCAACGTGGATGGTGCATGGTTGAACATAACTTTTAGTCCGTCTTCTAATCTTTCCAAAGGGTATGCATTCGTTAATGGTATTCAGGTGCTTTCGATGCCGGATATTTATAGTTCTACGGATGGAACTTTAACGGTCGTGGGCACGTCTTCTTCGTATACCATTGATAACAGCACTGCACTCGAAAATCTCTATCGGTTAAATGTGGGTGGAAATGATATCTCGCCTTCTGGTGATACTGGTATGTTAAGGTCTTGGTCTAATGACATGCTATATATTCGTGGGGCGGCACAAGGAGTTACAGTGCCTGCCGAATCAAATATGACGATCAAGTACCCTTCTGGCGTGCCTACTTATATAGCACCATCTGATGTCTATGCCACGGCAAGGTCAATGGGGCCTGATCCTATTATCAATCAGAAGTACAATTTGACCTGGATTTTTAGTGTTGATTCGGGATTCTCTTACTTGTTTAGGCTCCATTTCTGCGAGGTTGCTGATTACATAACCAAGATTAATCAGAGAGTATTTGACATCTTTCTTCTCAATCAAACTGCCCAGAGTGGGGCAGATGTGGTTGCCTGGGCAAATGGTAATGGTATTCCAGTTTACAAGGATTATGTGGTGTTTGTACCTGGTGGGGGTATGCAGCAAGATGTATGGCTTGCACTGCATCCGAATACAGCTTCAAAGTCACAGTATTATGATTCAATCTTAAACGGAGTGGAGATATTCAAGTTAAGTGATGCACATGGCAATCTTGCCGGGCCAAATCCAATCCCTGAACACAATGTTATTGACCAATCAAGGGTTTTATCACCTTCTCGTGTCGGTCattcaaagaacaaaactgGCGTGATTGCCGGAGGTGTAAGTGGTGGAATTGTTGCTGCCCTCATGATTGCTTTCTGTTTTGTTGGAGCTGCTCGTCGGCGTAGGTATGGGAAGGAGGCAAGTGCCAGTGATGGGCCATCTGGGTGgctacctctttctctatacgGAAATTCACATTCTGCTGGCTCTGCCAAGACAAATACCACTGGAAGTTATGCCTCTTCCCTTCCGTCAAATCTTTGCCGACATTTCTCCTTTGCTGAGATCAAGGCAGCTACCAACAACTTCGATGAATCTCTAATTCTGGGAGTAGGAGGTTTTGGCAAAGTCTATAAGGGAGAAATTGATGGTGGGTCGACTAAAGTTGCAATCAAGCGCGGGAATCCACTCTCTGAGCAAGGCGTCCATGAGTTCCAAACTGAGATTGAAATGCTTTCAAAACTTCGGCATCGGCATCTTGTGTCATTGATTGGATATTGTGAAGAGAACTGTGAGATGATTCTTGTCTATGATTACATGGCTCATGGCACACTGCGTGAACATCTGTACAAGACACAAAATCCTTCTCTGCCATGGAAGCAAAGACTCGAAATATGCATCGGAGCTGCGCGCGGTTTACATTATCTGCATACTGGTGCCAAACACACTATCATCCACCGAGATGTTAAGACAACAAACATTCTTCTGGATGAGAAGTGGGTAGCCAAAGTTTCCGATTTTGGGCTTTCGAAAACAGGTCCTACATTGGATCACACTCATGTCAGCACTGTGGTGAAGGGCAGTTTTGGCTATCTTGATCCAGAATACTTCAGAAGGCAGCAACTAACTGATAAATCTGATGTGTATTCTTTTGGGGTGGTTCTCTTTGAAATCCTGTGTGCTCGACCAGCCTTGAACCCGACACTGGCGAAGGAGCAAGTGAGCTTGGCAGAGTGGGCTGCACATTGCCTCAAGAAAGGCATTCTTGATCAGATTATGGATCCATATCTGAAGGGGAAAATTACCCCAGAATGCTTCAAGAAGTTTGCTGAGACTGCGATGAAGTGTGTTTCTGATCAAGGTATTGAAAGGCCGTCCATGGGTGATGTACTTTGGAACCTTGAGTTTGCTTTGCAGCTACAAGAGAGCGCAGAAGAGAGTGGCCAGGGCATTAGTGGATTAGACAACGAGGAGGTGCCATTCACTGCTGGTAAAGGGAAGAAGGACCCTGATGCATCCCCAGGTTTCGATGGTAATGTGACAGATTCAAGGAGCAGTGGCATGAGTATGAGCATTGGAGGCCGGAGCCTGGCTAGCGAGGATTCCGATGGCTTGACGCCAAGCGCTGTGTTTTCACAGATAATGAATCCCAAAGGCCGGTGA
- the LOC119989187 gene encoding probable WRKY transcription factor 70 isoform X2: MEFTCPENKPAGQGKAIEELQQGFELAKQLQSLITRSSPGDKEKSIYSSSDDLLKRISNSFSYAISLLIDNVELSEVNQSPASMAGRKSEDSEESSKSTTTMVKGRRGCYKRRKTEEEAWTTETLNWVEDGHAWRKYGQKVILNCKYPRNYYRCTNKSDGCPATKHVQQIRDDPPTYRTTHYGNHTCQDLLNQSQMLLEDNYDYAADSSFLISFDNSSNLKNKQQDHNTIFNPFLSSFSSSSLSVKHLENNVDHNCPVAQCGLTQIQPSLSDHLFSPEEWTAFQSFFHPDQTDAISRTAGTHRNFDMGCIDRFEDDLLKQYGFE; the protein is encoded by the exons ATGGAGTTCACTTGCCCAGAAAACAAACCGGCCGGTCAAGGAAAGGCAATCGAAGAGCTCCAACAAGGTTTCGAGCTCGCAAAACAACTTCAGAGTCTCATTACTAGATCTTCACCAGGAGACAAGGAGAAGTCTATATACTCATCATCTGATGATCTACTTAAGAGGATATCGAATTCCTTCAGTTATGCTATTTCGTTATTAATCGATAATGTTGAGCTCAGTGAAGTTAATCAGTCTCCGGCGAGTATGGCTGGCCGGAAGTCGGAGGATTCCGAGGAGAGTAGCAAGAGTACTACTACGATGGTAAAAGGTCGAAGAGGATGCTACAAGAGAAG AAAAACGGAAGAAGAAGCATGGACAACAGAAACCCTAAATTGGGTGGAGGATGGACATGCGTGGAGAAAGTATGGCCAGAAAGTGATCCTCAATTGCAAATACCCAAG gaactACTACAGGTGCACAAACAAGTCAGATGGTTGCCCAGCAACGAAACATGTGCAACAAATCAGAGATGATCCCCCAACATACCGTACAACACATTATGGCAACCATACATGCCAAGATTTGCTTAACCAATCTCAAATGTTGTTGGAAGATAATTATGATTATGCTGCCGACTCTTCTTTTCTTATCAGCTTTGATAACAGCAGTAACCTCAAGAACAAACAACAAGATCATAACACCATCTTTAATCCCTTTCTCTCCTCATTTTCCTCCTCCTCGCTTTCAGTAAAGCACCTGGAGAACAACGTTGACCATAATTGTCCTGTGGCACAATGTGGTTTGACCCAAATCCAACCCTCATTGTCCGATCATCTCTTCTCTCCTGAAGAATGGACTGCCTTTCAATCATTTTTTCATCCTGATCAAACGGATGCCATTTCTCGCACTGCCGGAACTCATCGCAACTTTGACATGGGATGCATTGATCGCTTTGAGGATGATTTGCTTAAACAATACGGGTTCGAGTAA
- the LOC119995491 gene encoding serine/threonine-protein kinase AtPK2/AtPK19-like, which produces MVSSRLPGLGNNHVGKLFQTDLLFPLNPSDAVVPDPLELDFSDVFGPLPVQSSTKVILDDLGICNTTAPDGSKCLYDDPVVIYSRSHSLLGPSSCISGSLKLSKLALHDECVEEEMMKDCNEYSIGEGVTKYSLDDVEGDPIIVQAVGLENFEVLSVVGQGAFGRVYQVRKRGSTEIYAMKVMRKDKIMEKDHVEYMKAERDILTKIDHPFIVQLKYSFQTKYRLYLVLDFINGGHLFFQLAHHGLFREDLARVYAAELVSAVSHLHTNGIMHRDLKPENILLDADGHVILTDFGLAKQFGENARSNSMCGTVEYMAPEIVQGKGHDKAADWWSVGILLYEMLTGKPPFVGNREKIQQRIVKDKIKLPAFLTSEAHSLLKGLLNKDPSKRLGSGPCETDEIKRHKWFKPINWKKLEAREIEPSFCPEVSGKHCIANFEKCWTDMPLLESPAATPKTNMNPFGDFTYVRPAGAFLQRNSPIV; this is translated from the exons ATGGTTTCCTCTAGGTTACCTGGTTTAGGAAACAACCATGTGGGGAAATTGTTCCAGACCGATTTGCTTTTTCCTTTGAATCCCTCAGATGCCGTTGTGCCAGATCCTCTTGAACTAGATTTCTCTGATGTTTTTGGCCCTCTACCAGTTCAGTCCTCAACCAAAGTCATCCTGGATGACTTAGGAATTTGTAATACAACTGCACCTGATGGGAGCAAATGCCTTTATGATGATCCTGTTGTCATTTACAGCCGATCACATTCATTGCTTGGCCCATCCTCTTGCATTAGCGGATCTCTTAAGCTTAGTAAACTAGCTTTACATGATGAATGTGTCGAGGAGGAGATGATGAAAGACTGTAATGAATACTCCATTGGTGAAGGAGTCACCAAGTATTCCCTTGATGACGTTGAGGGAGATCCCATAATCGTACAAGCTGTGggacttgaaaattttgaagtctTGAGTGTTGTTGGGCAGGGTGCATTTGGAAGAGTATATCAGGTGAGGAAGAGGGGTTCAACTGAGATTTATGCAATGAAAGTAATGCGGAAGGACAAAATAATGGAGAAGGATCATGTGGAATACATGAAAGCTGAAAGAGACATTTTAACAAAGATAGATCATCCCTTCATTGTTCAGCTGAAATACTCATTCCAA ACCAAATATAGACTTTACCTTGTTCTGGATTTTATAAACGGAGGCCACCTCTTCTTTCAGCTGGCTCACCATGGCCTTTTCAG GGAGGATCTAGCTCGTGTATATGCTGCTGAGCTTGTTTCTGCTGTTTCCCACCTTCATACCAATGGCATTATGCATAGGGATCTTAAACCTGAAAATATTCTCCTTGATGCCGATGGCCAT GTGATATTAACTGATTTTGGCCTGGCAAAGCAATTTGGGGAAAATGCAAGATCAAATTCCATGTGTGGAACAGTTGAGTACATGGCACCTGAAATTGTTCAGGGAAAGGGCCACGATAAGGCTGCGGATTGGTGGAGCGTGGGAATTTTATTATATGAGATGCTTACTGGAAAG CCCCCATTTGTTGGCAACCGGGAGAAAATTCAACAAAGGATAGTTAAAGATAAGATCAAGCTTCCAGCATTTTTGACAAGCGAAGCACATTCTCTGTTGAAGGGT CTGCTTAACAAGGATCCCAGCAAACGCCTGGGGAGTGGACCTTGTGAGACTGATGAAATTAAGCGCCACAAGTGGTTCAAGCCAATCAATTGGAAGAAACTGGAAGCAAGAGAAATCGAGCCCAGTTTTTGTCCTGAAGTGTCAGGGAAGCACTGCATTGCCAACTTTGAGAAGTGCTGGACTGACATGCCTCTGTTGGAATCTCCAGCTGCCACCCCCAAGACAAATATGAACCCTTTTGGAGATTTCACCTATGTTAGACCTGCTGGTGCCTTCCTTCAGAGAAATAGCCCCATAGTCTAG
- the LOC119995067 gene encoding mannan endo-1,4-beta-mannosidase 6, translated as MGKFGFKLIFSVAVSLFFLPNSRSTVFGVAADEPIEIVETAEDTNIAYPSTTNWNLELDAEEDAWEMIRKNGNQFVVNGQPFYVNGFNTYWLMVFAADQSTRGKVTEVFQQASSVGLTVCRTWAFNDGQWRALQKSPSVYDEDVFKALDFVVSEAKKYKIRLALSLVNNWDAYGGKPQYVKWGKDAGLNLTSDDDFFSHPTLRSYYKAHVKAVLNRVNTITNITYKNDPTIFAWELMNEPRCTSDPTGDKLQSWIQEMAVFVKSIDAKHLVEIGLEGFYGPSAPERTQFNPNSYATQVGTDFIRNHQVLGVDFASVHIYADSWISQTISDAHLQFIKTWMEAHIEDAEKYLGMPVVFSEFGVSAKDDGYNSSFRDTLISTVYKTLLNSTKKGGSGAGSLLWQLFPEGTDYMDDGYAIVLSKSHSTSNIISLHSTRVAIFNSRCSWKCRWGCKKNRFDALLYHDDL; from the exons ATGGGAAAATTTGGTTTCAAACTCATTTTTTCAGTTGctgtttctctgttttttttgccAAACTCCAGGTCCACTGTGTTTGGGGTTGCAGCAGATGAGCCAATTGAAATCGTTGAGACTGCAGAAGATACTAATATTGCATATCCTAGCACAACCAACTG GAATTTAGAATTGGACGCAGAGGAAGATGCATGGGAAATGATACGGAAGAATGGCAACCAATTTGTGGTGAATGGCCAGCCTTTCTATGTTAACGGATTCAACACATACTGGCTGATGGTGTTTGCTGCTGATCAATCCACAAGAGGAAAGGTAACTGAGGTCTTCCAACAAGCTTCTTCTGTTGGTCTGACAGTTTGTAGAACTTGGGCTTTCAACGATGGTCAGTGGCGAGCTCTTCAAAAATCTCCCTCAGTTTATGATGAAGACGTTTTTAAG GCCTTGGATTTTGTCGTCAGCGAGGCAAAGAAGTATAAGATCAGGCTTGCATTGTCATTAGTCAATAACTGGGATGCATATGGTGGCAAGCCACAATATGTCAAATGGGGGAAAGATGCTGGTCTTAATTTGACATCAGATGATGACTTTTTCTCTCATCCAACTCTCAGAAGCTACTACAAGGCTCATGTGAAG GCGGTGCTCAATAGAGTCAATACAATCACAAACATAACTTACAAGAATGATCCTACAATATTTGCTTGGGAATTGATGAATGAGCCTCGATGCACCTCAGATCCTACTGGAGATAAGCTGCAG TCCTGGATACAAGAAATGGCAGTCTTTGTGAAGAGCATTGATGCAAAGCACTTGGTAGAGATTGGATTGGAAGGATTTTATGGTCCCTCTGCACCAGAAAGGACTCAGTTCAATCCCAACTCTTATGCTACACAGGTCGGAACTGACTTTATCAGGAACCATCAAGTTCTTGGTGTTGATTTTGCTTCTGTTCACATTTATGCAGATTCTTG GATATCACAAACAATTTCTGATGCTCATCTCCAATTCATCAAGACGTGGATGGAAGCACACATTGAAGATGCTGAGAAATATCTGGGAATGCCTGTTGTTTTCAGTGAGTTTGGTGTATCTGCAAAAGACGATGGTTACAATTCGAGTTTCAGGGACACACTTATCAGCACAGTGTACAAGACCCTTCTGAACTCTACAAAGAAGGGAGGGAGCGGAGCGGGGAGCCTTCTGTGGCAGCTCTTCCCTGAAGGGACAGACTACATGGATGATGGTTATGCAATTGTTCTTTCAAAATCTCATTCAACATCAAACATTATATCCCTTCATTCCACAAGAGTTGCCATCTTCAACTCCAGGTGTTCTTGGAAATGCCGCTGGGGTTGCAAGAAGAATCGTTTTGATGCATTACTTTACCATGATGATCTATAA
- the LOC119995175 gene encoding high mobility group B protein 6-like, whose translation MPTVQSPIMPKSGRKPLQPKNIPANQVTEIRIANPDQQKWIEIRLVGDSDKENRPVHTTCTPSKISSMEPLEASLAEELGEVKKKLERLRWDKERTEKMLKERDRVLDMQMKELQSRGEIQKNLEIEVDRLYRLNELKSYCMRISPIRTLREKEREKKDCEVAQLEEQKSVDAEESIDEEMSVCSSSATPQLAIRNR comes from the exons ATGCCGACTGTTCAATCGCCAATCATGCCAAAATCTGGTCGCAAGCCTCTTCAACCCAAGAACATTCCGGCCAATCAAGTCACTGAGATCCGAATCGCAAATCCCGACCAACAAAAATGGATCGAGATAAGGCTTGTGGGAGATTCGGACAAGGAGAATCGTCCAGTGCATACCACATGTACCCCGAGcaaaatctcgtccatggagccTTTGGAGGCATCGCTTGCGGAGGAGCTTGGTGAGGTGAAGAAGAAGCTGGAGAGATTGAGATGGGATAAAGAGAGGACTGAGAAGATGTTGAAAGAGAGGGATAGGGTGTTGGATATGCAGATGAAGGAGCTGCAATCGAGAGGGGAGATCCAGAAGAATCTTGAGATTGAGGTTGATAGATTGTACAGATTGAATGAGCTCAAGTCCTACTGTATG AGAATCTCTCCAATCCGAACACTccgagagaaagaaagagaaaagaaagactgTGAAGTAGCTCAATTGGAG GAACAGAAATCTGTAGATGCGGAGGAATCTATAGATGAAGAAATGTCAGTGTGTTCAAGTTCTGCTACTCCACAGCTTGCCATAAGGAATCGCTAA